One Schlesneria paludicola DSM 18645 DNA segment encodes these proteins:
- a CDS encoding efflux RND transporter periplasmic adaptor subunit has product MILIRKSLVVFGCSSLGLLLSGCSESHPDATGKLAAMELPKVATVKPQRKTLIQKTAQPGHIDAFHATPMFAKVGGYVEQFYVDIGDSIQGPKFDESGRVTEPGQLMALLEAPELKEELQQKNAIVAQGLAEVEQSEAAVKVARSLEASAMSIIEERHAGQRRAKANVERWKSEFDRVRDLAEKKAVTQKLADESDQQYKSAEASLAEENAKLRSAEAKYQEVVVAIQKAQADVKTAMARVDVAKSDRDRVAALCRYLEIRAPYTGVVTTRDIDQGVLILAARSANELPLFTVMQADKVRIFVDVPESDAVLVELGQPVSVKVPAMGAKAFAGTVARTGWALQAGTRTLNCEIDIANPDGVLRPGMYTHVELIVAQRENALSIPKSAIVVADGQSVCFTVSADGVVERRPVQLGIRTDTDVEVVSGLDEAEAVISTNVSAFREGQKVTPPTN; this is encoded by the coding sequence ATGATCTTGATCAGGAAGAGTCTTGTTGTTTTCGGCTGCTCCAGCTTGGGACTTCTGCTGAGTGGTTGTTCGGAATCGCATCCGGATGCGACGGGTAAACTGGCGGCCATGGAACTGCCCAAGGTGGCTACCGTCAAACCGCAACGAAAGACCCTCATTCAAAAGACGGCTCAACCAGGACACATTGATGCGTTTCATGCGACGCCCATGTTTGCCAAGGTTGGTGGGTATGTCGAGCAGTTCTATGTCGATATCGGAGATTCGATTCAAGGACCGAAATTCGACGAATCGGGACGCGTTACTGAACCGGGCCAACTAATGGCATTGTTGGAGGCACCCGAGCTCAAGGAAGAGCTTCAGCAAAAAAATGCGATCGTGGCTCAAGGCCTGGCCGAGGTCGAGCAGTCCGAGGCGGCTGTCAAAGTCGCACGATCTCTTGAAGCTTCTGCGATGTCCATAATCGAAGAACGACATGCCGGACAGCGGCGAGCCAAGGCGAATGTGGAACGATGGAAGTCCGAATTCGATCGCGTACGTGATCTCGCGGAAAAAAAAGCCGTCACGCAGAAACTCGCAGATGAGTCCGATCAGCAATACAAATCCGCCGAGGCTTCGCTTGCCGAAGAAAATGCAAAGCTACGATCTGCGGAAGCGAAGTATCAGGAAGTGGTCGTCGCGATTCAGAAGGCTCAGGCAGATGTCAAAACAGCGATGGCCCGTGTGGACGTCGCGAAATCCGATCGGGACCGCGTCGCGGCCCTCTGCCGATATCTGGAAATTCGCGCCCCTTACACTGGCGTTGTGACGACTCGGGACATCGATCAAGGTGTTTTGATTCTCGCCGCCCGCAGTGCGAATGAACTTCCCTTGTTTACGGTCATGCAGGCCGACAAAGTCAGGATCTTCGTCGATGTGCCCGAGTCCGATGCGGTGCTGGTTGAACTCGGGCAACCTGTTTCAGTTAAGGTACCGGCGATGGGGGCCAAAGCGTTCGCAGGAACGGTCGCGCGGACCGGCTGGGCATTGCAGGCTGGCACCCGCACTCTCAACTGTGAGATCGACATTGCCAACCCAGACGGCGTGCTGCGGCCGGGAATGTATACCCACGTGGAACTGATCGTGGCCCAGCGCGAGAACGCGCTGTCGATTCCCAAATCGGCGATCGTCGTCGCCGACGGGCAGTCGGTTTGTTTCACGGTTTCAGCAGACGGCGTCGTCGAACGCCGGCCCGTTCAGTTAGGGATTCGCACGGACACGGATGTGGAAGTCGTCTCGGGCTTGGACGAGGCTGAGGCCGTAATCTCAACCAATGTGTCCGCGTTTCGCGAAGGTCAAAAAGTGACACCGCCAACGAACTAA
- a CDS encoding TolC family protein produces the protein MVPHSRRIALARIGFVLLLLLPASGCRSSKLSVATVRNIKPDGVRSSKPAATRSRDDAATDPVNHTAGEDEVSIQLTAAEETLPSPVQGDPASVRSGVATVTDANPAHEDTQSIDLTTALLLTSGGNPQVGFAHARIEEARAQVQKAEVLWLPSIRMGANYNQHEGNIQDVAGNIINTTRGSFFTGFGANAVGAGSPTIPGLLAQFHLADAVFQPRIAQQTASARNAGAQAATNDALLQTALAYLTLLRSAQELAVAIDIEQKAKELERVTGEFAHTGQGLASDHDRARTELALRTNDVRRAEEAVGVASARLAEQIRWDSSRRLVPLESQLIPLELVHIGERPQALVAMALTQRPEVAESRHLVCEAVERLQRERYAPLIPSVLLGVSYGGLGGGLGGNLTNFNSRVDADAIAYWEIRQLGLGDQAARREADSRIQQSKFREIALLDRVAREVVEAHVQVTSRAQQITTGQVAVEAAEDSFSRNWERIQNGQGLPVEVLQSIQALAVARREYVRVVADYNTAQFTLHRSLGWPIQ, from the coding sequence ATGGTCCCCCACTCGCGACGAATTGCCCTCGCACGGATCGGATTCGTGCTCTTGCTGCTGTTACCGGCGAGCGGGTGCAGATCGTCGAAGCTTTCCGTTGCCACAGTTCGAAACATCAAGCCAGATGGTGTTCGATCTTCGAAACCTGCAGCGACGCGTTCCCGAGATGATGCCGCAACAGACCCCGTGAATCACACCGCGGGCGAAGACGAAGTGTCGATTCAACTCACCGCGGCGGAAGAGACTCTTCCGTCACCAGTCCAGGGCGATCCGGCTAGTGTACGTTCCGGCGTTGCGACGGTGACGGACGCGAATCCTGCACACGAGGATACGCAATCGATTGATCTGACGACCGCGTTACTGCTCACCAGTGGTGGCAATCCTCAAGTCGGTTTCGCCCACGCACGAATTGAAGAGGCGCGGGCACAAGTTCAAAAAGCGGAAGTGCTTTGGCTGCCCTCGATTCGTATGGGAGCGAACTACAATCAGCATGAAGGCAATATTCAGGATGTGGCCGGCAATATCATCAACACCACACGCGGTTCGTTCTTCACCGGTTTTGGTGCAAATGCGGTAGGGGCCGGGTCACCTACAATTCCCGGGCTGCTGGCGCAGTTTCACTTGGCAGATGCCGTCTTTCAGCCTCGAATCGCGCAGCAAACCGCGTCGGCCCGCAATGCCGGGGCGCAGGCCGCAACGAACGACGCGCTCTTGCAAACGGCACTCGCCTATCTGACCCTACTTCGATCCGCGCAAGAACTGGCGGTCGCGATTGATATCGAACAGAAGGCAAAAGAACTGGAGCGAGTGACCGGAGAGTTTGCTCATACCGGTCAAGGTTTGGCTTCAGATCACGATCGCGCGCGCACCGAACTCGCCCTTCGAACGAACGACGTTCGCCGCGCGGAAGAAGCGGTGGGAGTCGCGTCGGCTCGCCTTGCCGAGCAGATTCGCTGGGATTCGTCGCGCCGGCTTGTACCTCTCGAATCCCAGTTGATTCCCCTCGAACTGGTCCATATTGGAGAACGTCCCCAGGCACTGGTGGCGATGGCGCTCACGCAGCGTCCTGAAGTTGCCGAAAGTCGCCATCTCGTCTGCGAAGCCGTTGAACGACTTCAGCGCGAACGATACGCGCCCCTGATTCCCAGCGTCCTGCTCGGTGTCAGCTATGGCGGCCTGGGGGGCGGCCTGGGGGGTAACTTGACGAACTTCAATAGTCGCGTTGATGCCGACGCGATTGCGTACTGGGAAATTCGTCAACTGGGACTGGGCGACCAGGCCGCGCGTCGCGAGGCCGATTCACGGATCCAACAGTCAAAGTTTCGGGAAATCGCCCTGCTTGACCGCGTCGCGCGTGAAGTGGTCGAGGCGCATGTCCAGGTGACGTCGCGCGCACAACAAATCACGACCGGTCAAGTTGCTGTTGAAGCGGCCGAAGACTCTTTCTCACGCAACTGGGAACGCATTCAAAACGGCCAGGGCCTTCCCGTTGAGGTGTTGCAATCGATCCAAGCTCTTGCGGTCGCGCGTCGAGAATACGTTCGCGTCGTGGCCGACTACAACACCGCTCAGTTCACACTTCATCGATCACTCGGTTGGCCGATTCAGTAG
- a CDS encoding phospholipase D-like domain-containing protein, translating into MLHHITQNWLVLSAAVDVIVAVVASAHAVLTKRDTRATIAWVGLICLTPLVGAILYTWLGINRIERRARRLRSVHQHPQPTKNPEACPQAILTDTLGPDGAHLCSLATLVQNISGRPLLHGNRIVPLHDGDEAFPAMLQAITEATLSVSLGTYIFDNDRVGQQFLEALTHAVARKVQVRVLIDDMGARYSWPTMAHALRKAGIPLATFMPPLVPWRFQYSNLRTHRKTLVVDGNIGFTGGINLREGHLLSSHPRHPVRDLHFRVEGPVVSQIQHVFADDWSFCTGEVLEGDLWFPELAPAGQVVSRGIPDGPDEDFESFLHTLLGALASAERSVQIVTPYFLPDASLITALNVAALRGITVDIVLPKENNIALVQWASTAMLWQIVSRGCRVWISPPPFDHTKLMVVDELVSFVGSSNWDARSLRLNFEFNLECYDRPLAANLTSVVQERIRRAHRLTLAELDGRPLPTKLRDGIARLASPYL; encoded by the coding sequence TTGCTGCATCACATCACTCAAAACTGGTTGGTTCTTAGCGCTGCCGTCGATGTGATCGTTGCCGTCGTCGCGTCGGCGCATGCAGTGCTCACTAAGCGTGATACCCGCGCGACGATCGCCTGGGTGGGATTGATTTGTCTAACTCCTTTGGTGGGAGCCATTCTTTACACTTGGCTGGGAATCAATCGCATCGAACGGCGTGCTCGCCGTTTGCGCAGCGTTCATCAGCATCCGCAACCGACAAAAAATCCGGAAGCATGTCCTCAGGCGATCCTCACCGATACATTGGGACCGGACGGTGCGCACCTTTGTTCGCTGGCGACACTCGTTCAGAACATCTCCGGTCGGCCACTACTGCATGGGAACCGAATTGTTCCGCTCCATGACGGTGATGAAGCGTTTCCTGCCATGCTGCAGGCCATCACTGAAGCCACCCTCAGTGTGTCGCTAGGTACCTACATCTTCGACAACGATCGTGTGGGGCAACAGTTCCTTGAGGCACTGACGCACGCCGTTGCTCGAAAGGTGCAGGTTCGAGTTCTGATCGACGATATGGGAGCACGCTACAGTTGGCCGACCATGGCGCATGCACTCCGCAAAGCGGGGATTCCGCTTGCGACGTTCATGCCACCACTCGTTCCGTGGAGGTTTCAGTATTCGAATCTGAGAACCCATCGCAAGACGCTCGTGGTAGACGGAAACATCGGCTTTACGGGGGGCATCAATCTCCGCGAAGGCCATCTGCTTTCCTCGCATCCACGTCATCCCGTGCGCGATCTTCACTTTCGAGTCGAAGGTCCGGTCGTTTCACAGATTCAACATGTGTTCGCGGACGATTGGTCGTTTTGCACGGGCGAGGTGCTCGAGGGTGATCTCTGGTTCCCAGAACTCGCTCCCGCAGGGCAGGTCGTATCGCGAGGAATTCCCGATGGACCGGACGAGGATTTCGAAAGCTTCCTTCACACATTGCTCGGAGCATTGGCCTCTGCAGAACGGTCCGTACAGATTGTCACACCCTATTTCCTACCCGATGCGTCTTTGATTACCGCCTTGAATGTCGCGGCGCTGCGGGGAATTACCGTCGATATCGTGCTACCCAAAGAAAACAATATTGCACTGGTTCAATGGGCATCCACCGCGATGCTCTGGCAGATCGTCAGCCGAGGTTGCCGCGTCTGGATTTCACCGCCACCGTTCGATCATACGAAGCTGATGGTCGTCGACGAACTGGTCTCGTTTGTCGGATCATCGAATTGGGACGCACGCAGTCTTCGATTGAATTTCGAGTTCAATCTGGAATGCTACGACCGCCCGCTGGCAGCGAACCTGACATCGGTCGTGCAAGAACGCATTCGTCGTGCACATCGACTCACGCTGGCGGAATTGGATGGTCGTCCTCTGCCAACCAAGTTGCGCGACGGCATCGCCCGACTGGCCTCACCCTATTTGTGA
- a CDS encoding ArnT family glycosyltransferase produces MSSIVPSPVTVDDSKLLALAKTPRAKLFPTLNRASAFAPLIVACCVLPAFQLLNNPTLNELGSLWALRSLAVANATSFQAVLEPGINEPGQPFTFQPPLMAWLDGFVLAVMDPSNIVADTLVSLIAAGITIWLTSRMAWRIGGANTALVAALLMCSHPQLLEIAITSTNGAISLCLMLATAFGIQRHLEISTRYRSPSLIISGVVFGLTLLAVGPVAFTIPLVFALHAISPKGEPSRHTRPLTTDATSSAMVARSQRDFVIKSTLLMTAIGLVVGGWWGVLMTVTHGMPFVRSWWLGLPVECLSQIKNEWRCDLQPLVQPPWQQWFREQALIIAWLIVGLERSWHVWRRPPSEYARRRHELLVLWWTVALIGRVTAEVFGMNSVTNTYVWNLALLAPTILLASLGIGTLIERAVSRRGEYCLMILLASLTMTRISSSWLVGLISGASVAIVLLFGPRLFRSVEGWSESGWRQVLQVAVYGSLMACVSVGLGLPDADSVDESRLADLRDHLEKFPEVRRISLVATRDPCPVTLRYLLRCRWPQAELVTTEGWDTGLTTAMLAETSAPESRFLVLEWTRRDIRLTSDTDQTWRITAIGDPMRFHGRRLSMVLIEPRG; encoded by the coding sequence ATGTCATCCATAGTTCCGTCCCCTGTCACGGTTGACGATTCCAAACTGCTGGCCCTGGCGAAGACGCCCCGCGCGAAGCTGTTTCCCACGCTCAATCGGGCATCCGCATTTGCACCACTGATCGTCGCCTGTTGTGTGCTACCCGCATTTCAATTGCTGAATAACCCAACATTGAACGAGTTGGGATCGCTCTGGGCACTTCGTAGTCTGGCTGTCGCGAATGCCACCTCATTTCAAGCGGTTCTCGAACCAGGCATCAATGAACCTGGTCAGCCGTTTACCTTCCAGCCGCCCTTGATGGCATGGTTGGATGGATTCGTCCTTGCCGTCATGGATCCCTCAAATATCGTCGCCGACACTCTGGTGTCACTCATCGCCGCAGGCATCACGATCTGGCTGACGTCACGGATGGCCTGGCGAATCGGCGGGGCGAATACGGCGCTGGTAGCGGCACTCTTGATGTGCAGTCATCCGCAGCTTCTCGAAATCGCAATCACTTCGACGAACGGCGCGATTAGCCTTTGCCTGATGCTGGCGACAGCGTTCGGAATCCAGCGACACCTGGAAATCAGTACTCGATACCGTTCCCCCAGCCTGATCATTAGTGGAGTTGTCTTTGGATTGACTCTACTTGCGGTGGGGCCTGTCGCGTTTACGATTCCGCTTGTCTTCGCCCTGCATGCCATCTCGCCGAAGGGCGAACCCAGCCGACACACGAGACCACTGACCACCGATGCCACGTCCTCGGCAATGGTGGCTCGGAGTCAGCGCGATTTCGTCATCAAGTCGACACTATTGATGACGGCCATCGGCCTGGTGGTCGGTGGGTGGTGGGGTGTTCTCATGACAGTCACTCACGGAATGCCATTCGTCCGGTCGTGGTGGCTGGGACTGCCGGTGGAATGTCTCTCGCAGATCAAAAACGAATGGCGTTGCGACTTGCAGCCGTTGGTTCAGCCTCCGTGGCAACAATGGTTCCGCGAACAGGCCCTGATTATTGCATGGCTGATCGTTGGACTGGAACGCTCGTGGCACGTGTGGCGCCGTCCCCCCAGCGAGTATGCCCGGCGACGACATGAACTATTGGTGCTCTGGTGGACCGTCGCCCTGATCGGCCGCGTGACGGCGGAAGTTTTTGGAATGAATTCCGTCACGAACACCTATGTGTGGAACCTGGCACTGCTGGCGCCAACCATCCTTCTGGCCTCGCTTGGCATCGGGACGTTGATCGAACGTGCGGTGTCCCGGAGGGGCGAATATTGTCTGATGATCCTGCTCGCGAGCCTGACGATGACCCGCATCTCGTCATCGTGGTTGGTTGGATTGATCAGCGGCGCAAGTGTCGCGATTGTCCTTTTGTTCGGCCCGCGCCTGTTCCGTTCGGTCGAAGGCTGGTCGGAATCGGGGTGGAGGCAAGTCCTGCAAGTGGCCGTGTATGGATCACTGATGGCTTGCGTCTCAGTGGGATTGGGTCTGCCAGATGCCGACTCTGTCGATGAAAGCCGTCTGGCTGATCTGCGTGATCACCTCGAGAAATTCCCCGAGGTCCGGCGGATTTCACTCGTCGCCACCCGTGACCCTTGCCCCGTTACGCTGCGGTATTTGCTTCGTTGCCGCTGGCCACAAGCGGAACTCGTCACGACCGAAGGTTGGGACACCGGTCTGACAACAGCGATGCTCGCCGAAACTAGTGCACCTGAATCGCGTTTCCTGGTTCTGGAATGGACTCGTCGCGACATTCGCCTGACATCGGATACCGACCAGACCTGGCGGATCACGGCCATCGGCGACCCGATGCGTTTCCACGGCCGTCGGCTGTCGATGGTCTTGATTGAACCGCGCGGCTGA
- a CDS encoding tetratricopeptide repeat protein: MSKLDSDLRKMIDALCQKGDRFAQIDQFDDALDEYEAAWALLPEPKHQWPAATWILMAAGDVYFEKRDYVAAADTLREAVDCPEGDTNAFILLRLGQSLLESGELAYAAEAFEAAYKLAGDELFLDEDPKYLQFVQTELGIGQIRAGGNSSRFRKRL, translated from the coding sequence ATGTCCAAGCTAGATAGCGACTTGCGCAAGATGATTGACGCCCTTTGTCAAAAGGGAGACCGCTTTGCGCAGATCGACCAATTTGATGATGCTCTCGACGAGTACGAAGCGGCATGGGCACTACTGCCCGAACCCAAGCATCAGTGGCCCGCTGCGACCTGGATTCTTATGGCCGCTGGTGATGTCTATTTTGAGAAACGCGACTACGTCGCCGCGGCCGACACCCTGCGCGAGGCCGTCGACTGTCCGGAAGGCGACACCAACGCATTCATACTGCTTCGCCTGGGTCAGAGTCTGCTCGAAAGCGGTGAATTGGCGTATGCGGCCGAGGCATTTGAAGCCGCATACAAGCTTGCAGGCGACGAATTGTTTCTGGATGAAGACCCCAAGTACCTGCAATTTGTGCAAACAGAACTGGGCATTGGACAAATCCGAGCCGGGGGGAACTCAAGCCGATTTCGCAAGCGATTGTAA
- the rbsK gene encoding ribokinase, with protein MPNNENPAAPRIVVVGSINMDLVARMVQLPRPGETVSGDSFQTIPGGKGANQAVAARRLGANVFMVGRLGEDSFGTILREHLIADGIETSHVFSTPSCSSGVALIGVESSGANCITVIPGANGQLTVQDVEASLGLITHAKAIIVQLESPTPAIAAAIQFAQQNGVLTVLDPAPAPPGRLPQELMRVDVLSPNQTEAEALTGIVVHDWETAAQAASDLQQHGAKDVVLKLGSLGAFVATRDGHTVRVNAIPTNIVDTTAAGDAFTAALTVALCEGRSLPEAAKFGCLAGTLACTRFGAQPAMPTRDELEKWSNSRLV; from the coding sequence ATGCCAAACAATGAGAATCCTGCCGCACCGCGGATCGTGGTCGTCGGTTCCATCAACATGGATCTGGTCGCCCGAATGGTGCAATTGCCTCGTCCTGGTGAAACCGTTTCCGGCGACTCTTTTCAAACAATCCCGGGGGGCAAAGGCGCAAATCAGGCGGTTGCTGCACGGCGGTTGGGTGCCAATGTCTTTATGGTGGGCCGGTTGGGAGAAGATTCCTTCGGAACCATCTTGCGCGAACATCTGATCGCCGACGGTATCGAAACCAGCCACGTCTTTTCGACTCCCAGTTGCTCAAGCGGCGTCGCTCTGATTGGGGTTGAATCATCCGGCGCCAATTGCATTACGGTCATCCCGGGGGCCAACGGCCAGTTGACCGTCCAAGACGTCGAAGCCAGCCTGGGCCTGATCACTCATGCCAAGGCGATCATTGTTCAATTGGAATCGCCCACACCAGCGATTGCCGCCGCGATTCAGTTTGCACAGCAGAACGGCGTGCTGACCGTGCTCGACCCCGCGCCTGCACCTCCAGGCCGTCTGCCGCAAGAACTGATGCGCGTTGACGTACTGAGTCCCAATCAGACCGAAGCAGAAGCGCTGACGGGCATCGTGGTTCATGACTGGGAGACAGCAGCGCAGGCGGCAAGCGATCTGCAGCAACACGGCGCGAAAGATGTCGTTCTGAAACTCGGTTCGCTCGGCGCGTTCGTCGCGACCCGAGACGGCCATACGGTCCGCGTGAACGCCATTCCGACCAATATCGTCGACACGACTGCTGCAGGCGACGCTTTCACCGCGGCATTGACCGTGGCTTTGTGCGAAGGCCGATCACTTCCCGAAGCGGCGAAGTTTGGCTGCCTGGCCGGGACCCTCGCCTGCACTCGCTTCGGCGCGCAACCCGCGATGCCCACGCGCGACGAACTCGAAAAATGGTCAAACTCACGACTTGTGTAA
- a CDS encoding phosphatase PAP2 family protein, which translates to MHFPSQLDETSPRSPLAKLVRLLGIWLGILFVSCTSVSLAESPLADFDAMPPSWMREFQPISSKDGWPGRSSRVRQSSTSQNFEPALRFFDLQERIAGSGDAPWHSLAEFHARPSHQAYGEFPHGRLAARFEAVPQHRPEMIRAQSPSPPASCSAGSGFDMPLFESGFNVCQSPCGPPCPDCCPPVYPHQFLTDTDGLSFCKDLQDLPRRLQEDISSFATCENVLFLGAAAGITVALRDNVDERVIHDTQLHGPRWGQLSNVLSHGGDALAVHAPILATMYVTSLCEQDEDLHELTLTMFTGYKFAILSSLGLQYLTHTHDSNGGIFNLMGDHGFPSEPMAGSFALAAILDERFGWRGGLPAYLISGLIGFSEIDQQRHTVSDVVFGAALGYVIGKSVGAQRYRPNSPYKLVPFFDAVYGTQGMGFQVVY; encoded by the coding sequence ATGCATTTCCCCTCACAACTCGACGAAACATCCCCCCGATCCCCGCTGGCGAAACTTGTTCGTCTTCTAGGAATCTGGTTGGGGATCTTGTTCGTATCGTGTACGTCAGTCAGCCTCGCCGAGTCGCCGCTTGCCGATTTCGACGCGATGCCCCCGTCGTGGATGCGAGAATTCCAGCCCATTTCCAGCAAAGACGGTTGGCCAGGGCGTTCTTCACGAGTGCGCCAGTCGTCGACCTCACAGAATTTTGAACCGGCATTGCGATTCTTCGATCTGCAAGAGCGGATCGCCGGATCAGGGGATGCCCCGTGGCATTCCCTTGCGGAATTCCATGCGCGACCAAGCCATCAAGCGTACGGCGAGTTTCCGCACGGTCGACTTGCCGCCAGGTTTGAGGCAGTTCCTCAACATCGGCCCGAGATGATTCGTGCTCAATCGCCCTCCCCGCCGGCATCTTGCTCGGCCGGTTCCGGATTCGACATGCCGCTCTTTGAAAGTGGGTTCAATGTCTGCCAAAGTCCATGCGGCCCACCTTGTCCTGACTGTTGCCCTCCCGTCTATCCGCACCAATTTTTGACCGATACGGATGGATTGAGCTTCTGCAAGGACCTGCAAGATTTGCCGCGGCGTCTGCAAGAGGACATTTCCTCGTTTGCGACCTGCGAGAATGTCCTCTTTCTGGGAGCCGCCGCAGGAATCACCGTCGCCTTGCGAGACAACGTCGATGAGCGAGTCATCCATGACACGCAGCTTCACGGTCCGCGTTGGGGACAGCTTTCCAATGTCCTAAGTCACGGTGGCGACGCATTGGCCGTACATGCACCAATCCTGGCCACGATGTATGTCACCAGTCTGTGCGAGCAGGATGAAGATCTGCATGAACTGACGCTGACTATGTTCACCGGATACAAGTTTGCGATTCTCAGTTCGCTTGGCCTGCAATATCTCACTCACACGCACGATTCGAACGGCGGGATTTTCAATTTGATGGGTGACCATGGATTCCCCTCGGAACCGATGGCAGGCAGTTTCGCATTGGCCGCGATCCTTGACGAACGGTTTGGATGGCGAGGCGGTTTGCCGGCCTATCTGATTTCGGGCCTCATCGGCTTTAGCGAAATCGACCAGCAGCGGCACACCGTCTCGGACGTGGTCTTTGGTGCCGCACTGGGCTATGTCATCGGCAAATCGGTCGGTGCGCAACGATATCGCCCCAACTCTCCATACAAGCTGGTTCCCTTTTTTGATGCCGTCTATGGAACTCAAGGAATGGGCTTCCAAGTCGTCTACTAA
- a CDS encoding MazG nucleotide pyrophosphohydrolase domain-containing protein, translating into MTDPTPLSLRDLQALILKMYGAKDVARGVDGTFMWLMEEVGELAAALREGTPEELALEFADVLAWLATIANVAGVDLDAAVRKKYGSGCPGCGQFLCQCDLSEKP; encoded by the coding sequence ATGACTGACCCGACCCCGCTTTCGCTTCGCGATTTGCAGGCTTTGATTCTCAAAATGTACGGTGCCAAGGATGTCGCCCGAGGCGTGGATGGCACGTTCATGTGGCTGATGGAAGAAGTGGGAGAACTGGCGGCCGCACTGCGTGAAGGAACGCCGGAAGAATTGGCGCTCGAATTCGCAGACGTTCTCGCATGGCTGGCGACGATCGCCAACGTCGCCGGGGTCGATCTTGATGCCGCCGTTCGCAAGAAATATGGTTCCGGATGCCCTGGCTGCGGACAGTTCCTTTGCCAGTGCGATCTCAGCGAAAAGCCATAA